ATTGTCGCCGAGGTCATCTGTGGCGTGTTGTTGGATCAATGCGAGTCTGAGGGGAGCGCGCATCGTCTCTCTCCTGGGCTGTCAGCTGTTTTCCGACCGCAGCCGCACGGCACCTTGCACCTTTGCTACAGAGCGTTCCACTGCATCGCCCTCGACGGTGAGGCGAATGGCCTTCTTGGGGCAAAGCTCCACGCACCGGCCACAGCCACGACACGCCTCGCTGATGACCGCCTTGCCGTTCCTGAGGCCGATGGCGCTCACGAAGCAGACCCCCTTGGTGCATGCCCCACAACCATCGCACGCATCGGTGACTTTGACCGCCACGCCTGGCATGCGGGCAAAGCGGGCGGAAATGTGCGGCGCGAGCATCGGCAGCATGCGGTAGAGGCAACAACAGGGGCAGCAGTTGCACACGGTCAGCAACTCCTCCCCAGGATGTACGCCAAGCCAGAGGGCATCCAGTCGGTTGCGGCCGATGAGGTGCACCAGGCCTGCTCGATGACAGCGCTCCACATGGTCATGCGCCTCTGCGGCAGTCACCAACCGGCCCAGGCGAGGATTAATTTGCAGCACTGGCTTGCCCATGAACAGGCAGCCCAATTCGATGGGGTAGTCCTTGCAGTGTGCGGCCGCGCGACAAATGCAAAAGTTCATGATCCAGTGGTGCTGCGCCACATCGACGAAGTGGTGCACCACTTGCGCCGGTAGCACCGTTTGCTCTGGCACCGGCACGCTTTGGTGCACCTGTATCACCCGCTGTCGGGGGAGGAAGATGATGTCGTCACCGGCAAAAAGGAGGCGGTCGAACAGACCGCCAATCCCCGGCAGGCGTGAGAGCCTCGCCAGCCGGAAGCGTTGCGGAAAGCCGCGCTTGAGGAGCTCCACAAACCAGACGGGTCGCGCCATGGCTCGGCTCAGTTCTCAGAACAGCTTGTGGATGTTGCGCAGGACGGCCGTCCAGTGCGCGCTGCCCACAAAGCGCCGGTTGCCCAGAAGCCGGAGGAGCGGGGCTGCCTTTTGCCAGGGGCGGGCAGCAAACAGCAGCGGTACGGCCTCCTTGGCTAAGGAGTGCACCTCTGCGTCATACGGGAACCACCAGGGGGCGTTCGGCTTCTTGCCCGCGTCAAAACTGGTGTATTTGACCTGTACCATCTCCAGAAGGCCCAAAGCCGCCCGGGTTCTCCCGATGCCGCTCTTCTTGAAGCCACCCCAGGGTGCGCTCGCCTCACCCCAGGTCACCGTGCTCTCGTTGATCATCACCGTGCCGGCCTGCAGTTCGCGCATCAGTCGCTGCGCCGTCTTCTTGTTGCGCGTCCAGCCATAGGCGGAGAGACCGTAAGGACTGTCGTTCGCCAGACGGATGGCCTCGTCGATGGAGTCGACCACCATGATGGGCAGCACAGGCCCGAACGTCTCCTCGGTCATCACCGCCATGGAGTGGTCGACATTGGTCAGCACCGTTGGTGCATAGAAGAAACCAGTACTCCCCAGGCGCGTGCCGCCCACGAGCACTTTGGCACCTTTGCGCATCGCATCCTCCACGTGCGCCGTCACCGTGGCCAACTGGTGGGCGGTGGTCAAGGGACCGATGTCGGTCTCTGGTTGCAACGGATCCCCGACGCGCAGCCTGCGCACCCTCTCCACGCAGGCTGCGATGAATTGCTCGGCTATGGGCCTCTCCACATACACCCGCTCGATGGAGGCACACACCTGGCCAGTGTTGAACATTGCGCCCCAGACGATGCCGTTGGCGGCGCGCTCGAGGTGCGCATCGGCCGCAACTACCGCGGGGTCCTTGCCGCCGAGTTCCAGCACAACCGGAGTGATTTGATCGGCGGCGCTCTTCATGACCTTTGCCCCCACGCGCGTGCTTCCGGTGAAGATGATTTTCCGTATTGCCGGGTGTGAGGTGAGTGTCGGCGCTATTTGGTCCGTGACGAACACCGTGGCGCACACCGTGCCCGGGAAGCCTGCCTGGTTCAGCAACTCGTCGATCTTTTGCGCCATGAGGAGGCTATTCGGCGCCGGCTTGAAAACCACTGCGTTGCCGGCCACCAGCGCTGCGACGATCTCCGGGACCGGCACAGAGAAGGGATAGTTCCAGGGGGCAATGACCGCGACTACACCGTATGGCTCAAAGCGGTAGCTGCTGCGCTTGTGGGCGAGTAGAATGAGCTCGTGGGGGACACGCCGCTCGCGCAATAGCCGTGGCGCCTGGCGCATGAGGTAGCGCAGCGCGGCCAGCACTGGGAGCACCTCAGCAATGAGCGCCTCGCATATCGGTTTGCCCTGCTCTATGGCGATGATGCGCGCGATGCTTTCGCGCTGCTCGGTGATGAGGCGAATAAGCCTGCGGCAAGCTGCCAGCCGCTCGCGGAGAGGGACGTCGCGCCATGCAGGGAAGCCCCGCGCCACTTGCTCGATGGTGCGGCACAGCTCATTTCGGGGCAGAGGAGGGACCTGTGCCAGTACTTCGCCGGTTGTCGGGTTGATGGAGGTCAACATGCGCTCGAGCCCTGTAGTTGGTCGTCTGCAACCGCTCAGTCCCACGCCTCGGGGCGCGGGGGTACCTGATGCATGATGTACTCCGCAAGCGCGGTGATGGTCAGACTGGGGTTCACCCCAAGATTGGCCGGCATGATGGAGCCATCAGTGATGTAAAGGTTCTCATAGCCAAATACCCGGCCGTATTTGTCTACTACCCC
This window of the Calditrichota bacterium genome carries:
- a CDS encoding 4Fe-4S binding protein; its protein translation is MARPVWFVELLKRGFPQRFRLARLSRLPGIGGLFDRLLFAGDDIIFLPRQRVIQVHQSVPVPEQTVLPAQVVHHFVDVAQHHWIMNFCICRAAAHCKDYPIELGCLFMGKPVLQINPRLGRLVTAAEAHDHVERCHRAGLVHLIGRNRLDALWLGVHPGEELLTVCNCCPCCCLYRMLPMLAPHISARFARMPGVAVKVTDACDGCGACTKGVCFVSAIGLRNGKAVISEACRGCGRCVELCPKKAIRLTVEGDAVERSVAKVQGAVRLRSENS
- a CDS encoding aldehyde dehydrogenase family protein; translation: MLTSINPTTGEVLAQVPPLPRNELCRTIEQVARGFPAWRDVPLRERLAACRRLIRLITEQRESIARIIAIEQGKPICEALIAEVLPVLAALRYLMRQAPRLLRERRVPHELILLAHKRSSYRFEPYGVVAVIAPWNYPFSVPVPEIVAALVAGNAVVFKPAPNSLLMAQKIDELLNQAGFPGTVCATVFVTDQIAPTLTSHPAIRKIIFTGSTRVGAKVMKSAADQITPVVLELGGKDPAVVAADAHLERAANGIVWGAMFNTGQVCASIERVYVERPIAEQFIAACVERVRRLRVGDPLQPETDIGPLTTAHQLATVTAHVEDAMRKGAKVLVGGTRLGSTGFFYAPTVLTNVDHSMAVMTEETFGPVLPIMVVDSIDEAIRLANDSPYGLSAYGWTRNKKTAQRLMRELQAGTVMINESTVTWGEASAPWGGFKKSGIGRTRAALGLLEMVQVKYTSFDAGKKPNAPWWFPYDAEVHSLAKEAVPLLFAARPWQKAAPLLRLLGNRRFVGSAHWTAVLRNIHKLF